The Hymenobacter sp. DG01 sequence CTACCAGGCTATGATGCAACAGTACGATTGGCAGAATTACGGCCTGCGGCCCGAAAACCGCGTAATGATTCATAATCAATACCTCCACCAGCTGGTGGGAGGCGGCTTAGTGGGCCTGAGTCTATGGCTTCTGGTGTTATTCGGGCCTTTGGTGCAACCTGCCCAGCGTCGAAACCCGTACGTGTATCGGTTCCTGCTGCTGCAGGCACTGGCCATGATGGTCGATTCGCTGCTGGAATTGCAGACCAGCTTTAACCTGTTCGTGTTTCTGTACGGGTTTCTGGTAGTAGCAACCGAGCGGCGAGCAGCCGGTAAAACCTTCCTTCCCGCGGATGGTATAAGTTCTACACTTGTCTAACGGCGGTATTTTTCCAATATTCAGCCGAATTTTTTTTGTGTCCATGAGCGACTCCCCCGAACGAGTACCAAAACTGAGCAAAGAGGAAAAAGACCGGCGTTTTCAGGCCGAACTGATGCCTGTGCTCGATTCTCTGTACAACTTCGCCTTCCGTCTCACCCTCGATGAAGATGATGCAAATGACCTCGTACAGGAAACTTATCTGAAAGCATATCGCTTCTTTGAGTACTTCGAGCCGGGAACGAACGCCAAAGCGTGGCTGTTTCGCATCCTGAAAAATTCGTTCATCAACGACTTTCGCAAGAAAAGTAAGCAACCCGCCAAGGTTGACTACAGCGAAATCGAAGGGTACTACAACTCGGAAGATGTGGAGGCCGAAGGCGACGCCGGCAGCACCTCAACCGACATGCGGCAGCAAGCCGTGCGCGACCTCATCGGCGACGAAGTAGCCAGCGCACTCAACTCGCTGCCCGTGGATTTCCGTACCGTCATTATCCTCTGCGACCTGGAAGGGTTCACCTATGAGGAAATGGCTAAGGTGCTGGACATCCCCATCGGAACGGTGCGCTCTCGGTTGCACCGGGCTCGTAACTTTCTGAAGGACAAGCTTGAACGCTATGCCAAATCTATGGGTTATGGCTCTGAAGGCGAAGGCGACGACGAATTGACAAACGACGACAACGAATAAACTCCTCAAGGATAGGACCCCGTTATGGAAACGACCTCTACTAAGCAAACCAACCAGAACTCGGCGGCCGCCAACGGCCCCGACTGTGAACGCGTGAATACAATTCTTGACCAAATCATCGTAGGGCAGGACCCCACGGCTGAGGAT is a genomic window containing:
- a CDS encoding sigma-70 family RNA polymerase sigma factor, with amino-acid sequence MSDSPERVPKLSKEEKDRRFQAELMPVLDSLYNFAFRLTLDEDDANDLVQETYLKAYRFFEYFEPGTNAKAWLFRILKNSFINDFRKKSKQPAKVDYSEIEGYYNSEDVEAEGDAGSTSTDMRQQAVRDLIGDEVASALNSLPVDFRTVIILCDLEGFTYEEMAKVLDIPIGTVRSRLHRARNFLKDKLERYAKSMGYGSEGEGDDELTNDDNE